Proteins from one Thermomicrobiales bacterium genomic window:
- a CDS encoding cupredoxin domain-containing protein: protein MTTRRLMFLAGMLLGALVLSGCGWNSVLVEETPTANNELTIELTDTSITPTHLQALKGDVTFNVTNNGTKVHNLAVTMGKDEFESAEIAPGATETWTLHFPRTGQYALFSNLADDHDAGMETMVLITTE from the coding sequence TTGACCACACGTCGTCTGATGTTTCTGGCTGGAATGCTGCTCGGCGCTCTTGTGCTGAGTGGATGTGGCTGGAACTCGGTGCTCGTTGAGGAGACGCCGACGGCGAACAATGAGCTCACAATCGAGCTGACCGATACGTCCATCACACCGACGCACCTCCAGGCGCTCAAGGGTGATGTGACCTTTAACGTGACCAACAATGGCACTAAGGTACACAATCTCGCAGTGACGATGGGCAAGGATGAGTTCGAATCAGCCGAAATTGCCCCAGGTGCTACCGAGACATGGACGCTGCACTTCCCGCGAACCGGGCAGTACGCGCTCTTCTCCAACCTCGCCGATGACCACGACGCAGGTATGGAGACAATGGTGCTGATTACGACTGAGTAA